A genome region from Chlorobaculum tepidum TLS includes the following:
- the atpA gene encoding F0F1 ATP synthase subunit alpha produces MSTAVRPDEVSSILRKQLAGFESEADVYDVGTVLQVGDGIARIYGLSKVAAGELLEFPHNVMGMALNLEEDNVGAVLFGESNAVKEGDTVKRTNILASIPVGEAMLGRVINPLGEPIDGKGPINTDIRLPLERRAPGVIFRKSVHEPLQTGLKAIDAMIPIGRGQRELIIGDRQTGKTAVALDTIINQKGKGVQCIYVAIGLKGSTVAQVVNTLEKYGAMEYTTVVSATASDPAPLQFIAPFAGATIGEFFRDTGRHALVVYDDLSKQAVAYRQLSLLLRRPPGREAYPGDVFYLHSRLLERAAKITDDIEVAKKMNDLPEPLKPLVKGGGSLTALPVIETQAGDVSAYIPTNVISITDGQIFLESNLFNAGQRPAINVGISVSRVGGAAQIKAMKKVAGTLRLDLAQFRELEAFSKFGSDLDKSTKAQLDRGARLVEILKQGQYIPMPVEKQVAIIFIGTQGLLDSVDLKQVRRFEEEFLAMLEQKHPEILSSIAEKGTLESDIASKLKELGEKYVASFKEKSKA; encoded by the coding sequence ATGTCAACAGCAGTCAGACCCGATGAGGTGTCTTCCATACTCCGCAAGCAGCTCGCCGGCTTCGAGTCGGAAGCGGATGTATATGATGTAGGAACCGTGCTGCAGGTCGGAGACGGTATCGCCCGTATTTACGGGTTGTCCAAAGTGGCCGCAGGCGAGCTCCTCGAATTTCCCCACAATGTGATGGGAATGGCTTTGAACCTCGAAGAAGACAACGTCGGTGCTGTGCTGTTCGGCGAGTCCAACGCGGTCAAGGAGGGCGATACGGTCAAAAGAACCAATATCCTCGCTTCGATTCCGGTCGGCGAGGCGATGCTCGGCAGGGTTATCAACCCGCTCGGCGAACCGATCGACGGCAAGGGGCCGATCAACACCGACATCCGTCTGCCGCTCGAGCGTCGCGCTCCCGGTGTTATTTTCCGTAAGTCGGTGCACGAGCCGCTTCAGACCGGTCTGAAAGCTATCGACGCCATGATTCCGATTGGCCGCGGCCAGCGTGAGCTGATCATCGGCGACCGCCAGACAGGCAAGACCGCTGTCGCGCTCGATACCATCATCAACCAGAAGGGCAAGGGTGTTCAGTGCATCTATGTGGCAATCGGCCTGAAAGGCTCGACGGTCGCCCAGGTGGTTAACACCCTTGAAAAGTATGGCGCAATGGAGTACACCACGGTCGTATCGGCTACCGCCTCCGACCCGGCTCCGCTTCAGTTCATCGCTCCGTTCGCCGGCGCAACCATCGGCGAGTTCTTCCGCGACACCGGCCGTCACGCGCTGGTCGTCTACGATGATCTTTCCAAACAGGCCGTGGCTTACCGCCAGCTCTCCCTGCTCCTCCGCCGTCCGCCGGGACGTGAAGCGTACCCCGGTGACGTGTTCTATCTGCACTCCCGTCTTCTCGAGCGTGCAGCAAAGATCACCGACGACATCGAGGTGGCAAAGAAGATGAATGACCTTCCCGAACCGCTGAAGCCTCTCGTCAAGGGTGGCGGCAGCCTCACGGCGCTTCCCGTCATCGAGACGCAGGCCGGTGACGTTTCGGCTTACATCCCGACCAACGTGATCTCGATCACCGACGGCCAGATTTTCCTTGAGTCGAACCTGTTCAACGCCGGTCAGCGTCCGGCTATCAACGTCGGTATCTCGGTTTCCCGCGTTGGCGGTGCTGCGCAGATCAAGGCGATGAAAAAGGTTGCCGGTACGCTCAGGCTTGATCTGGCGCAGTTCCGCGAACTTGAGGCCTTCTCGAAATTCGGTTCCGATCTCGACAAGAGCACCAAGGCGCAGCTCGACCGCGGCGCCCGTCTGGTTGAAATCCTCAAGCAGGGCCAGTATATCCCGATGCCGGTTGAGAAGCAGGTTGCCATTATCTTTATTGGTACGCAGGGTCTGCTCGACTCGGTTGACCTCAAGCAGGTTCGCCGTTTTGAAGAGGAGTTCCTCGCCATGCTTGAGCAAAAGCATCCCGAGATTCTCTCCTCCATCGCCGAGAAGGGAACACTTGAGTCTGATATCGCTTCGAAGCTGAAAGAACTGGGTGAAAAATATGTCGCCTCTTTCAAAGAGAAGAGCAAAGCTTGA
- the thrC gene encoding threonine synthase: protein MIFYSTTKASAPVTMKKATLEGLAPDGGLYVPSTMPHFSAEEIALLENGSFNNIAFAVAKKFAGDEIPLDRLSELIDECFTFDTPLHELDPDTFVEELFHGPTLAFKDYGARFLARMTGYFAAEESRLITVLVATSGDTGSAVAYGFHGIPNTRVVLLYPSGKVSRLQEQQLTTAGDNVFALEVKGDFDDCQRLVKQAFVDQSLRQKLTLTSANSINISRLIPQSFYYAWAALQLRQRKPDALPIFSVPSGNYGNLTAGVMAKMMGFPIGHFIAASNANDSVTRYLDEGRYEPKPTVRTLTTAMDVGNPSNFARLRYFFENDFRKMGQEITGIAVSDAETLETIRSVYEKYGYVMDPHTAVGYRALDRFRQDHAGAGTPGVVLSTAHPVKFDEAIKEATGNEVPLPETMEEIMSKPKKATLIGNRYEELARFLSELNTQTN, encoded by the coding sequence ATGATCTTCTACAGCACGACGAAAGCGTCTGCTCCCGTCACGATGAAAAAAGCCACCCTCGAAGGGCTCGCACCCGATGGAGGGTTGTATGTTCCATCGACGATGCCGCACTTCTCCGCCGAAGAGATTGCCCTTCTGGAGAACGGCTCGTTCAACAATATTGCCTTTGCCGTCGCCAAGAAGTTCGCCGGTGACGAAATCCCGCTCGACCGCCTCTCGGAACTGATCGACGAGTGCTTTACCTTCGACACGCCGCTGCACGAACTTGACCCGGACACCTTCGTCGAGGAGCTGTTCCACGGTCCGACGCTCGCATTCAAGGACTACGGCGCCCGATTTCTCGCGCGGATGACCGGCTATTTCGCCGCCGAAGAGAGCCGCCTCATCACGGTGCTGGTCGCCACGTCGGGCGACACCGGCAGCGCTGTGGCCTACGGCTTCCACGGCATTCCGAACACCCGCGTGGTGCTGCTCTATCCGTCGGGCAAGGTGAGCCGCCTTCAGGAGCAGCAGCTCACCACGGCAGGCGACAACGTCTTCGCGCTCGAAGTGAAAGGCGATTTCGACGACTGCCAGCGCCTCGTCAAGCAGGCCTTCGTCGACCAATCGCTGCGTCAGAAGCTGACGCTCACTTCGGCAAACTCCATCAACATCTCGCGCCTGATTCCGCAGTCGTTCTACTATGCCTGGGCGGCGCTCCAGCTCCGCCAGCGCAAGCCAGACGCTCTGCCGATCTTCTCAGTACCAAGCGGCAACTACGGCAACCTGACGGCGGGCGTCATGGCAAAGATGATGGGCTTTCCGATCGGCCACTTCATCGCCGCCTCGAACGCCAACGACAGCGTCACCCGCTATCTCGACGAGGGGCGCTACGAGCCGAAACCGACCGTCCGGACGCTGACCACGGCGATGGATGTGGGCAACCCGAGCAACTTCGCGAGGCTGCGCTATTTCTTCGAAAACGATTTCCGGAAAATGGGCCAAGAGATCACCGGCATCGCGGTCTCGGATGCAGAAACCCTCGAAACGATCCGCTCGGTTTACGAGAAATACGGCTATGTCATGGATCCGCACACCGCCGTCGGCTACCGGGCGCTCGACCGGTTCCGTCAGGATCATGCCGGAGCGGGCACCCCGGGCGTCGTGCTTTCGACCGCTCACCCGGTCAAATTCGACGAGGCGATCAAAGAGGCAACCGGCAATGAGGTGCCACTTCCGGAAACGATGGAAGAAATCATGAGCAAGCCGAAAAAAGCCACGCTGATCGGCAACCGCTACGAAGAGCTGGCTCGCTTTCTCTCGGAGCTCAACACCCAGACAAACTGA
- a CDS encoding succinate dehydrogenase/fumarate reductase iron-sulfur subunit: MSDSTIQHHEESRDVTFRVHRFNPQVDSKPYFDDYTIKLEKGITVLRALNYIKEHVDSTLTFRAFCQAGICGSCAMRINNMSKLACTTQVWDELEKAREPGVIKIEPLRNLPHIKDLVVEMDPVVGKMKKYSNWVVSRMPEEQWGKKEFLISEEEFQTYDKATDCILCASCVSECTILRAHKEYVSPVVLLRSYRMNADSRDGIHDQRLADLVQDHGVWDCTHCYRCQETCVKNIPIMDAIHGLREDAIERRGTKDTSGARHAEAFMDDIEKKGKLVEATLPIRTNGIAWTLKNLLPMAVKMIIKRRTPPPPPLVKASKGIQSLRKEMKEMASHITKDHEKKSGE, encoded by the coding sequence ATGAGCGATTCAACGATACAGCATCATGAGGAGAGCCGGGATGTAACCTTCAGGGTTCACCGGTTCAATCCCCAGGTTGACAGCAAGCCCTATTTCGATGACTACACGATCAAGCTCGAAAAAGGTATCACCGTGCTCAGGGCTCTCAACTATATCAAGGAGCATGTCGATTCGACGCTGACCTTCAGGGCTTTCTGTCAGGCCGGTATCTGCGGCTCCTGCGCCATGAGGATCAACAACATGTCGAAGCTCGCCTGCACCACCCAGGTCTGGGACGAGCTCGAAAAGGCCCGCGAACCGGGTGTCATCAAGATCGAGCCGCTTCGGAATCTGCCGCACATCAAAGATCTGGTGGTCGAGATGGACCCGGTGGTTGGCAAGATGAAGAAGTATTCCAACTGGGTGGTTTCCCGGATGCCGGAAGAGCAGTGGGGGAAGAAGGAGTTCCTCATTTCCGAGGAGGAGTTCCAGACCTACGACAAGGCGACCGACTGTATTCTTTGCGCTTCGTGTGTTTCGGAGTGCACTATACTTCGGGCGCACAAGGAGTATGTTTCTCCCGTCGTGCTGCTCAGGTCGTACCGTATGAATGCTGACAGCCGCGACGGCATTCACGACCAGCGTCTGGCGGATCTCGTGCAGGATCACGGGGTGTGGGATTGCACGCACTGCTACCGCTGCCAGGAGACCTGCGTCAAGAACATTCCGATCATGGACGCCATCCACGGCCTCAGGGAAGATGCCATCGAGCGCCGGGGCACCAAGGATACCAGCGGTGCCCGCCATGCCGAGGCTTTCATGGATGATATCGAGAAAAAGGGCAAGCTGGTCGAGGCCACCCTGCCGATCAGGACCAATGGCATCGCCTGGACGCTCAAGAACCTGCTTCCGATGGCCGTCAAGATGATCATCAAGCGTCGAACCCCGCCGCCGCCGCCGCTGGTCAAGGCGTCCAAGGGCATTCAGTCCCTGCGCAAGGAGATGAAGGAGATGGCCAGCCATATAACGAAGGATCACGAAAAAAAATCCGGAGAATAA
- a CDS encoding FAD-dependent oxidoreductase: MKPFDIVIVGGGGAGLYAAMEAMKTNPGLNIAVLSKVYPNRSHTSAAQGGANAALANKAKDDTVEMHIYDTIKGSDYLADQDAVEVLCSEAPKIIRELDNMGTPWSRMDDKTIAQRPFGGAGRPRCCYCADKTGHTILQTLYEQCLRKGVFFFNEYFALALSVDGSRSRGLIAMNIKTGKVEAFPAKTVIFATGGYAKMYWNRSSNAAGNTGDGQAIAYRAGIPLKDMEFVQFHPTGLRKSGLLVTEGARGEGGYLVNALGERFMSRYAPEKMELGPRDLVSRSLETEILEGRGFDSPAGKYLHLDLRHLGADLIKSRLPQIREMCMYFEGVDPIEEPVPVRPTAHYSMGGIDTDNFGRTIMEGVYAAGECGCVSVHGANRLGGNSLLDILVFGRIAGRAAAEECGKFNPSAIPASEVAEKEHELRSFMQPRGHYERYGTLREELGHTLGANVGIFRDSSKIKQGIADIESLQERFRHVRVFDTSDIYNTNLLQVLELKNMLDLSETVAAGALAREESRGSHTRTDFPTRDDEKWHKHTIYTYENGRPKLAYKPVTMGRYELQERTY; this comes from the coding sequence ATGAAACCATTTGATATCGTCATCGTCGGTGGTGGCGGTGCCGGACTTTATGCGGCCATGGAGGCAATGAAGACCAATCCGGGCCTGAACATCGCCGTGCTTTCAAAGGTCTATCCGAACCGCTCCCACACCTCGGCAGCGCAGGGCGGAGCCAACGCGGCGCTGGCCAACAAGGCCAAGGATGACACGGTCGAGATGCATATTTACGATACGATCAAGGGCAGCGACTATCTGGCTGACCAGGATGCGGTCGAGGTGCTCTGTTCCGAAGCTCCGAAGATTATCCGCGAACTCGACAACATGGGCACACCGTGGTCGAGGATGGATGACAAGACCATCGCCCAGCGTCCCTTTGGCGGCGCGGGCCGTCCCCGCTGTTGCTATTGCGCAGACAAGACAGGCCACACCATTCTCCAGACCCTGTACGAACAGTGCCTGCGCAAGGGCGTGTTTTTCTTCAACGAATATTTCGCGCTCGCTCTTTCGGTTGACGGCAGCCGTTCGCGGGGTCTCATCGCCATGAACATCAAGACCGGCAAGGTCGAGGCGTTTCCGGCCAAGACGGTGATTTTCGCCACCGGCGGTTACGCCAAGATGTACTGGAACCGTTCCAGCAACGCGGCGGGCAATACCGGTGACGGTCAGGCCATTGCCTACCGTGCGGGCATTCCACTCAAGGACATGGAGTTCGTGCAGTTCCATCCCACCGGTTTGCGCAAAAGCGGCCTGCTTGTGACCGAGGGTGCCCGCGGCGAGGGTGGTTATCTGGTCAACGCGCTCGGCGAGCGCTTCATGTCGCGCTACGCTCCAGAAAAGATGGAGCTTGGCCCGCGTGACCTCGTCTCCCGTTCGCTTGAAACCGAAATTCTCGAAGGTCGCGGCTTCGACAGCCCGGCAGGCAAATATTTGCATCTCGATCTCCGCCATCTCGGCGCCGACCTCATCAAGTCGCGCCTCCCGCAGATTCGCGAGATGTGCATGTACTTCGAAGGCGTCGATCCGATTGAGGAGCCGGTGCCGGTCAGGCCGACGGCTCACTATTCGATGGGCGGCATTGATACCGACAACTTCGGACGCACCATCATGGAGGGTGTCTATGCCGCCGGTGAGTGCGGCTGCGTGTCGGTGCATGGCGCGAACCGCCTTGGCGGCAACTCGCTGCTCGACATTCTGGTCTTTGGACGCATCGCCGGAAGGGCCGCTGCCGAAGAGTGCGGCAAATTCAATCCATCCGCCATTCCCGCATCCGAGGTGGCCGAAAAAGAGCATGAGCTGCGCAGCTTCATGCAGCCGCGCGGTCACTACGAACGCTACGGCACGTTGCGCGAAGAACTGGGCCATACGCTCGGCGCGAACGTCGGCATCTTCCGCGATTCCTCGAAAATCAAGCAGGGAATCGCCGATATCGAAAGCCTCCAGGAGCGCTTCCGGCACGTCAGGGTTTTCGATACGAGCGACATCTACAACACCAATCTGCTTCAGGTGCTCGAACTGAAGAACATGCTCGACCTGTCCGAAACCGTGGCCGCGGGCGCGCTTGCCAGGGAGGAGAGCCGCGGCTCGCACACCAGGACCGATTTCCCGACGCGTGACGACGAGAAGTGGCACAAGCATACCATTTATACATACGAGAATGGCCGCCCGAAGCTTGCATACAAACCGGTCACGATGGGCCGCTACGAGCTTCAGGAACGAACCTATTAA
- a CDS encoding D-sedoheptulose-7-phosphate isomerase produces MTQQCNCSEGSCGGTRYEELVLERMLYSARLKESVARRDSDVIVAMASMIADTFREGGKVLLCGNGGSAADAQHLAAEFTIRYRSSVHRPALPAIALSTDTSALTAGANDLGFDEVFVRLTEAYGCPGDILIGLSTSGNSASVLKALEFARKRGLKTLALLGGDGGAIKPHADLAVVVPHTGSADRIQECHIAVGHVIVELVEKMMGYD; encoded by the coding sequence ATGACTCAGCAGTGTAACTGTTCGGAGGGAAGCTGTGGCGGCACCCGGTACGAAGAGCTGGTGCTCGAACGGATGCTCTACAGCGCGCGGCTTAAGGAGAGCGTGGCGCGGCGTGACAGCGACGTTATTGTAGCGATGGCATCGATGATCGCTGATACCTTCAGGGAGGGGGGCAAAGTGCTCCTATGCGGCAATGGTGGAAGCGCCGCAGACGCGCAGCATCTGGCCGCAGAGTTCACCATCAGATACCGCAGCTCCGTGCATCGTCCGGCGCTTCCGGCCATCGCGCTTTCAACCGATACCTCGGCCCTGACGGCGGGTGCAAACGACCTCGGTTTCGACGAGGTTTTCGTTCGGCTCACCGAAGCTTATGGTTGCCCTGGGGACATTCTGATCGGACTTTCAACCAGTGGCAATAGCGCCAGTGTGCTCAAGGCTCTCGAATTTGCCCGCAAGCGGGGGCTGAAAACACTCGCCCTGCTTGGTGGTGATGGCGGTGCGATCAAGCCGCACGCTGACCTTGCGGTGGTGGTGCCCCATACCGGAAGCGCCGACAGAATCCAGGAGTGCCACATCGCTGTGGGGCACGTCATCGTGGAGCTCGTCGAAAAAATGATGGGCTATGATTGA
- a CDS encoding CoB--CoM heterodisulfide reductase iron-sulfur subunit B family protein, producing MKRYAYYQSCINEAMTKEVDRSLGLWQHDLGIEMVKLHESVCCGGSNLDYVSPKQFALVNARNIALAEKQGLDLVVSCNTCLMTIRTAKKKLDESPALRAEVNEILKEEGLEYRGTSDVRHLLWVLIDDVGLDVIRKKVKTPLTKLRIAPFYGCHILRPSTVLGKDDPLEPTSLDLLLDALGAKTIPYEHKNRCCGFHTLLVAEEESLNVAAEALKEAMDKKADFIVTPCPLCHTVLDGYQAKALKHNGLKGAIPVYHLSEVVGLALGYSDRQLGIKRHIVTA from the coding sequence ATGAAGCGTTACGCCTACTATCAGAGCTGCATCAATGAAGCGATGACCAAAGAGGTCGATCGGTCGCTTGGCCTCTGGCAGCATGATCTTGGCATTGAAATGGTCAAGTTGCATGAAAGCGTTTGCTGTGGCGGCAGCAATCTCGACTACGTGAGCCCGAAGCAGTTCGCGCTGGTCAACGCCCGCAATATTGCCCTGGCCGAAAAGCAGGGGCTTGATCTGGTTGTCTCCTGCAATACCTGCTTGATGACCATCAGAACAGCCAAAAAGAAGCTTGACGAGTCACCTGCACTGCGAGCTGAAGTCAACGAGATTCTCAAGGAGGAGGGCCTTGAATATCGCGGGACCTCCGATGTGCGCCATCTGCTCTGGGTGCTCATCGACGACGTCGGTCTCGATGTCATTCGCAAGAAGGTGAAAACACCGCTCACCAAACTCCGTATTGCGCCGTTTTATGGTTGTCATATCCTGCGTCCTTCGACCGTGCTCGGCAAGGACGATCCGCTCGAACCGACCTCTCTCGATCTTTTGCTCGACGCTCTGGGCGCAAAGACGATTCCTTACGAGCACAAGAACCGCTGCTGTGGCTTCCACACACTGCTGGTCGCCGAGGAGGAGTCGCTGAACGTGGCTGCCGAGGCGCTGAAGGAGGCGATGGACAAGAAGGCTGACTTTATCGTGACGCCCTGCCCTCTCTGCCACACCGTGCTGGACGGGTATCAGGCCAAGGCGCTCAAGCATAATGGCCTCAAGGGGGCGATTCCGGTCTATCATCTCTCCGAAGTTGTGGGTCTTGCGCTCGGGTACTCCGACCGGCAACTCGGCATCAAACGGCATATCGTTACAGCCTGA
- a CDS encoding lysophospholipid acyltransferase family protein, translating into MNFQTLLFFLVIIPVMFFGMLFALVLNLFDPSGDQFHKMAAWWGRFSARVLGIEVKVEGEENYNPNKNYLVVSNHAGMADIPLILGSMKLNLRFVAKEELGKIPVFGPALKSAGYVFIKRGQNREALQSMLKAADTLKAGRSIHIFPEGTRSKTGKILPFKRGAFIIAEKAKVPVLPVTIVGSNLITPKKSLKINHGTVRLIIGKPIEPAKAEALMKESYSVISENLEKSAA; encoded by the coding sequence ATGAACTTCCAGACGCTTCTTTTCTTTCTGGTCATCATACCGGTCATGTTTTTCGGGATGCTCTTTGCGCTCGTTTTGAACCTGTTCGATCCGAGCGGTGATCAGTTTCACAAAATGGCCGCATGGTGGGGACGCTTTTCGGCAAGGGTGCTCGGAATTGAGGTCAAGGTGGAAGGCGAGGAAAACTACAACCCCAACAAGAACTACCTGGTGGTGAGCAACCATGCCGGCATGGCAGATATTCCGCTGATTCTGGGTTCGATGAAGCTCAATCTGAGGTTTGTGGCCAAAGAGGAGCTGGGCAAGATTCCGGTGTTCGGCCCTGCGCTGAAATCTGCCGGATACGTCTTCATCAAGCGCGGGCAGAACCGCGAGGCGCTGCAAAGTATGCTGAAAGCGGCCGACACCCTCAAGGCGGGACGCTCGATCCACATTTTCCCCGAAGGCACCCGGTCCAAAACCGGCAAGATACTTCCCTTCAAGCGAGGCGCCTTTATCATCGCGGAAAAAGCTAAGGTGCCCGTGCTGCCGGTCACGATTGTTGGCAGCAACCTCATCACCCCGAAAAAGAGCCTGAAGATCAACCACGGCACCGTGCGTCTGATCATCGGCAAACCCATCGAACCTGCCAAAGCTGAAGCGCTGATGAAGGAGAGCTACAGCGTCATCAGCGAAAATCTTGAAAAGAGCGCCGCGTAG
- the hemE gene encoding uroporphyrinogen decarboxylase, producing MLKNDLFIRALKRQATPRTPIWVMRQAGRYLPEYRAVREKTDFLTLCKTPELACEVTIQPVDLMGVDAAIIFSDILVVNEAMGMNVEIIETKGIKLTPPIRSQADIDKLIDPDIDEKLGYVLDAIRLAKKELNDRVPLIGFSGAAWTLFTYAVEGGGSKNYTWAKKMMYREPKMAHQLLQKISDCISAYLVKQVEAGADAIQIFDSWASALSEDDYREFALPYIKQNVAAVKAAYPEIPVIAFAKDMNTILSDIADCGADAVGLGWNIDIAKARKELNDRVCLQGNMDPTVLYGTPEKIKSEAAKVLKQFGQHNDHSGHVFNLGHGILPDVDPANLKCLVEFVKEESAKYH from the coding sequence ATGCTCAAAAATGATCTTTTTATCAGGGCGTTGAAGAGGCAGGCTACCCCCCGTACTCCTATCTGGGTCATGCGTCAGGCCGGTCGTTATCTGCCTGAATATCGCGCCGTCAGGGAGAAAACCGACTTTCTGACCCTCTGCAAAACCCCCGAGCTGGCTTGTGAAGTCACCATCCAGCCGGTCGATCTGATGGGTGTGGACGCCGCGATCATTTTCTCCGACATCCTCGTCGTCAACGAAGCGATGGGCATGAATGTCGAGATTATCGAGACCAAGGGCATCAAACTGACTCCGCCGATCCGTTCGCAGGCCGACATCGACAAACTGATCGATCCCGATATCGATGAGAAACTCGGCTACGTACTCGACGCAATCCGCCTCGCCAAAAAGGAACTCAACGACCGTGTGCCGCTCATCGGCTTCTCCGGCGCGGCATGGACGCTCTTCACCTATGCCGTCGAGGGGGGCGGTTCGAAGAACTACACCTGGGCCAAGAAGATGATGTACCGCGAGCCGAAGATGGCTCACCAGTTGCTCCAAAAGATCAGCGACTGCATTAGCGCCTACCTCGTCAAGCAGGTAGAAGCTGGCGCCGACGCCATCCAGATTTTCGACTCCTGGGCCAGCGCGCTCTCCGAGGATGATTACCGCGAATTTGCCCTGCCGTACATCAAGCAGAACGTCGCTGCCGTGAAGGCCGCATATCCGGAAATTCCGGTCATCGCGTTTGCCAAGGATATGAACACTATTCTTTCCGACATCGCCGACTGCGGCGCCGATGCGGTTGGTCTCGGCTGGAACATCGATATCGCAAAGGCTCGCAAAGAGTTGAATGACCGCGTCTGCCTCCAGGGCAACATGGACCCGACGGTGCTCTACGGCACGCCCGAGAAGATCAAGTCGGAAGCTGCCAAGGTGCTCAAGCAGTTCGGCCAGCACAACGACCACTCCGGTCACGTCTTCAACCTCGGCCACGGCATTCTGCCCGACGTCGATCCTGCCAACCTGAAGTGCCTCGTTGAATTCGTCAAGGAAGAAAGCGCCAAGTACCACTAA
- a CDS encoding homoserine kinase: MKTVTGFASATVGNVACGFDVLGFAITEPGDEVVLALHDERRSDCPVSITSIVGDGGALPLDPKKNTSSFVVLKFLEYIRTTKGISFDGHIDLVLKKNLPLSSGMGSSAASAAAALIAANELFGSPCTKMELVHFAIEGERVACGSAHADNAAPAMLGNFILIRSYNPLDLITIKPPKNLFGTLVHPHTELKTSFARSVLPKSIPLSTATQQWGNVGALIAGLLMEDYDLIGRALVDVVAEPKRAPLIPGFNEVKQAALDAGALGCSIAGSGPSVFAFSSSRQTAEAVGSAMQSAFLHSRAALQSDMWVSPICSQGARIISTTS; the protein is encoded by the coding sequence ATGAAAACCGTCACTGGATTTGCTTCAGCAACGGTTGGAAACGTTGCCTGCGGATTTGACGTCCTCGGTTTCGCCATCACCGAACCTGGAGACGAGGTCGTTCTGGCGCTTCACGATGAGCGCAGAAGCGACTGCCCCGTTTCGATCACCTCGATTGTGGGTGACGGCGGAGCCTTGCCGCTCGACCCGAAAAAAAATACTTCGAGCTTCGTTGTCCTCAAGTTCCTTGAATATATCCGCACCACGAAAGGCATCTCGTTTGACGGTCACATCGATCTGGTGCTTAAAAAAAATCTGCCACTCTCCAGCGGCATGGGCAGCAGCGCGGCAAGCGCAGCGGCGGCACTGATTGCCGCCAATGAGCTGTTCGGCTCGCCCTGCACCAAAATGGAGCTGGTACACTTCGCCATCGAGGGCGAGCGCGTCGCCTGCGGTTCGGCCCATGCCGACAATGCCGCTCCGGCCATGCTCGGCAACTTCATCCTGATCCGCAGCTACAACCCGCTCGACCTGATCACCATCAAACCACCAAAAAATCTTTTCGGCACACTCGTGCATCCGCACACCGAACTCAAAACCTCGTTCGCCCGCTCCGTGCTGCCGAAATCGATTCCGCTTTCGACCGCCACACAGCAGTGGGGCAACGTCGGCGCACTCATCGCCGGCCTGTTGATGGAGGATTACGACCTGATCGGACGGGCGCTGGTGGATGTGGTCGCCGAGCCAAAACGCGCACCGCTCATTCCGGGATTCAACGAGGTCAAACAGGCCGCGCTCGACGCGGGAGCTCTCGGTTGCAGCATTGCCGGATCCGGACCGTCAGTTTTCGCCTTCTCCTCGTCCAGGCAAACCGCAGAAGCGGTGGGCTCGGCCATGCAGTCGGCGTTCCTGCACTCAAGGGCTGCACTCCAGTCGGACATGTGGGTCTCGCCGATTTGCAGCCAGGGCGCACGCATCATCAGCACAACTTCTTGA
- the ribE gene encoding 6,7-dimethyl-8-ribityllumazine synthase yields MQVQNIEGSLNASGLKFALVVSRFNDFIGQKLVEGAIDCIVRHGGSADEITVIRCPGAFELPSVTRKAMLSGKYDAIVTLGVIIRGSTPHFDVIAAEATKGIAQVGMEAAIPVSFGVLTTENLEQAIERAGTKAGNKGFDAALAAIEMANLYKQL; encoded by the coding sequence ATGCAGGTACAAAATATTGAAGGCTCGTTGAATGCCTCCGGCTTGAAGTTCGCGCTCGTGGTTTCACGCTTCAACGATTTTATCGGCCAGAAGCTGGTCGAGGGAGCCATTGACTGCATTGTGCGTCATGGCGGATCGGCTGACGAGATCACCGTTATTCGTTGCCCCGGCGCTTTCGAGCTGCCGTCGGTTACGAGAAAGGCTATGTTGTCTGGCAAATACGATGCGATTGTGACGCTTGGGGTTATCATCCGCGGCTCGACCCCGCACTTCGACGTGATTGCTGCCGAGGCGACCAAGGGGATCGCGCAGGTCGGCATGGAGGCCGCTATTCCCGTATCATTCGGTGTGCTGACCACCGAAAATCTGGAGCAGGCAATCGAGCGTGCCGGCACCAAGGCTGGTAACAAAGGCTTCGACGCCGCCCTGGCCGCCATCGAAATGGCCAATCTTTACAAGCAGCTGTAA